A window of Glycine soja cultivar W05 chromosome 2, ASM419377v2, whole genome shotgun sequence genomic DNA:
TCTATTCTTGGAGAGTTGGTACGCTTGTTACTGTATATATAAATCCAGGCAACGTTCTGTAACAATGCATGAGTTATATGATTATATGTCTTTTTCTTTGaatctatatattttatttgggaAGTAGTTTTGAGGTTCAGTTTGAGGTTAAACGTAAACGATGTggtaacattaaattaaaattgagatGCCAAGTTGCTTCTATTCTCGCCCCTAGGgtaattaatgataatttacTGATATTGATGAAGTGAGGAGAGTTAAGCAAGATGCATGACTGAATCTGAAGTTCATCTAGTTATACAAGTTGTAGATTGTGTTTGGATTAACATATGAGACGTTGTacataaattgtttaaaaaacacACCCGTAGTCAAAAGTTATACTAGAAATCTTTAAATAATAGCCGTTTAAAAATTGACCAGAAAGGGTAAGGAACTTGGATTTGGAGAGCAAAAGGTTTTGAGTTCAGTGTCTTTATATATACTTACTGGTAAGAGCAACGAAGAATTTATACTCAGCAACTTAGGGTTGGATTCTTGAGGCAAATAATATTACTATAATAGTGATAGAAAATTAGTAGCATAAACTAATAGAGGTCAAGGTCAAGCCCCACTGTTAGTGTTGGACTATTCGGCCTAACGTGGAGACATGCATACATGGGAGATGTCAAAAGTTATACTAGAAGGTTTGACCAATGAATGAAACTCATAATTTCAAAGGTATGGACAATGATGACGGAGAAGGCAAGCAATGCAAAACAAGATGATAAAAGAACGAGAACGACAAAGGAAATTGGGCGATTTGGTCATTACATGGCAAGACACATCTACTAGGGCTATTTAAGAAAAAGCGGATGTGGGTTACACCTTGCTTTTTCTAATTCAAAACAAATAGTACTATATTGGAGACCAAATGACAGATTCATGGCTAATCCAAGCAACCTTATGGTTGGGATGGTGGGGAAcattttactgtttttctttttcactcgtTTCAACATTTTGTCAAATATTCCTCTTTAAGCTAGCATttcccatatctttagatcCAAGTAATTATATATGTTCTTGTTCCCTCTTCAACTTGTTGTTCATTGGGATGAATTAATTCAACATGAGACCGAGGTGGGGAAAATTGAGTTGGCCACGTGAGAGAATATAATAACCGTGACGTGAGTCATGAGGAAACAAAGAATGTGATGATGAGTATCACTAgtgtcttttctttctctttttggttcatttttgcCTTACGAAGAGACATGTTggatatactatatatatactccattcaatactttctttttgtcatttcaaaatactttttctttttaggcCAAAATACTTGTTACTTTAaggttttacaaaagaattaagaaagtaattaaatatgaccaattttagaaaaataagtttattaattgtACTACCTTTGCATTCTATAAATTAAGGGGAGTGTTAGAGAAATATTAGTAATACATTTGACACACTtttgaaaatacttttattagttaaatttttttgaaattataaaaaattatagatctcatatcttatttaatgattatttctcatgattattttacttaatgcatataccaaaatatataaaagaataaagttgaaaaatggagaattaatattttttatttttaaagcaacaaataatttaaaataaagtaaaagttACTAATAATTATTGTGATCAACATAacaatacacttttttttaatgtctcCAATTCCAACATGTGTTTGATATTGAACAGAacatatctttcttttttttctcatgttATCAAATCGTGTTGATTGCCAGCCCCTAAGACCCGATCTCGTGTACCATCATTTTGCCATTAAAAAAAGTCAATaatatattcaaacttgtcaTGTAGTTCACGAAGCGATTATATATAACCTTTTTATTTGTGTATCGTAAAATTGGTTTTGATATTGATTACCGTGAAAACTGGCTAGTCATGCATAATAGAAAGCAAAACGAAACCATCAGAAGGAAATAAATGCACGAGACAATTCTGTACAAACGAAAGAAAATGATGGTGAACTTTGTCTAGTGCAGTTAATTCTTGAAAGGAAATGAAATAACACTTGTAGAAATTCTGTTCTCATATTTTAAATGTTTCTCTGCTATACATACACCACTATGTTTTCCTTGGTAGTACGTAGCAGTATTTGTAGCCTCACTTGCACCAATGCCTTTAATACGTACATTTTGGTCTCTGCTACAACCAAGATTCCTCACGAGCAACACgatgattatatatattcattgaACATTGTTTACGTGGATATTACATGTTTATACAAGGTTTCAGATATCAACATTAATATTAATGTCCTTTTGTCCATCACCTGAATTTTCATCCCACGAATTGTCCAATATCTAGGTTCATTCCATCCTCCTCAAAACAGACTCAGTGTATTGCTAACCACACGCTTTGTCTAACTATTGTCTCTATTTCTAATTGCCAACACCGTCCTCAAATTGCCACTAATTGAAGCGTTTAATCATGAAAATCTTGAATTCATGCATGATCTCATTTAAGTAATATTAACTAATCTGAATATATGAAGCTtgaattattaagaaaaaaacatgttGACATGGTATAAATACTATGTTGATTTTTACTAATTGACACGTGTAGTTGTCGGCTACCATGACAACATTTTAGGTCTACCAATTGcatgaaaggaagaaaaagaggaGAGGTGGCCAATGGAGGGTGGTGCAGCTAGCAGCTGAAAAAGTCTTCTTCATACCACTGCTCATGTTCTCTCTTTTATATAAGGCCTTTAATGTGGCGGCTTCATGTGTAATCTAGCAAACTAGCTAGTAGTTGGTTTCCTTCCACAATGGGCAAAGCCTCTAGTTCTTCCTCCTCTTCTATCTCCAGCTGCAGAAACCCTTCCAATTATTCAACTGCATCCTCTCTCACACACCAACATAGTGATCAAGACCACCTTCGCACagatcttaggcttggactaagCATTTCCACTACTCATGATCAACATGTTGGCTCTTCTAGTTCAGGGTTTGTATACACACacacgtatatatatatatatatgcacaacATGATTTGTCATCATGAAATGGTAGCCTCATAAATTTATGAGTTTTGGTACTTTTTGAGAAACTCTCTCATTTGGTTTGTTCAACTCATTCAACTATTGGCTCAGTACCAAAACTTTTAGATTTCTAAGTGTACTATATAGCAACTTTCTTTTGTGACATAATGGGTTAATTTGTAGCTGGCTTAAAGTTGTTCACCCCTTCAAGTAATTGTGTCATTCTTATATGTTAGGGGGCACTGGCAACCGATGCAGCCACATCTAAGTAGTTTTTCACAAGCTACTGAAGTGAATCATTGCAGCGATCATACCAGCTTCTTTGTGAAGGTGTACATGGAAGGCATTCCGATTGGTAGAAAACTCAACCTGTTAGCTCATGATGGCTACCACGAGTTAGTAAAGACCCTTGAACAGATGTTTGACACTACCATTTTGTGTAAAGTCTAATCCTATATATTCTCTCATAGTTGTTTTTGCTTTGTGTATAGCTTCTTTGTTAGTAACATTATAACAAGGGAATGTTGCTGTTTTGAACAGGGGGAACTGAAATGGACGGAGTGCAACCAGATAGGTGCCATGTTCTAACTTATGAAGATGGAGAAGGAGATTTGATTATGGTTGGGGATGTCCCTTGGGAGTAAGTTAACTAAAACTTTATTTCTCTCAACACAttctcttgcattttttttatgcttcatATTCTCTTCCATTTTGAGCATTAATGTACTTAATTGCTTTTTTGGTCATGTAGGATGTTCTTATCAGCTGTAAAGAGGTTGAAGATCACAAGGGTGGAGACATTCGGGTGATAAAAGCGTACATATGACAGAAGATTGCCTCTCTTGTGACTTTAATTTGGTCCTATAGAGTGAGACTCAATATTAGTGATTACTGATCATCAAAGTGATGTATATTCttagagtatgtttggataTTGGCAAGGGATGAGATCATGAGAGCTAGCAaaattaaagggaaaaaaatggaAGGAAATGGGAAAAAATGAGGGGCGAAGCAATGTTTTTTGCCCCTTTATTTGGatattcataacttttcaaatcttctaaaattaggaaattttgaaataaaagtgCATGGAAGTCATATAATTGAGAATTAttagtacattttttttatatatattttcatccttttgtaaaattcctaaatgaaaaaaaaaaaaaaaaaactagctagAATGCTTTTAGTCCACGCCTTTACTGGCTTTAACTTCTCTCTAGTTTCTAGAAGTCAACTTTTAGCTATTCTAACTACCGACATAATTTCCCTGATTGTTAAGACCCAGCTCCTCCGCATTCTCACAAAGAAAACCAATAAACCAAAGGAAAATTGCACAAAAATGTATGAGGACAGAAAAGCAAGGTTGAAACAAGTGGTGTGCGAGGAATAAGGAACAATATAGGGACAGGCATAATAGAATGTTGAGCGCAATAAAGTAATGTTACATTATGTATGcatagtttgattttgattagtCAACACCCAGCTGCTCTGCTGTTTAGATTTGAATTTCATTCACAcaaatgtttgattttgatttttgattagTCTATATATACATAGATGATAGATCCACAAGTATACAAACAAGATCTAGTCATATCTACAATTTAAATTCCAGAATGAAATTGATTTGTATACTTGTctaatcatttaataaattctACCAAGACACTTACAGAATATGTAGGCACAAGTCTCTCGATCAGATATAGACCCCATGTAGATTGGTAGTAGACAGGTTCCAACCTTTGCCAACTGACCCAAATTATTCTCACATATAAATGTTGCTGGCCCAGCAAATTGTCAAGATAGCACAAAACAAATAGAAAGGTAAACTCTTCAGCagaataagattaaaaaaaagaactgAATAAAACCTTAAgcaatttttcttttagttttttttaaatggttctGTAAACTCCCTCCCTTACAACATACACTATTATTCTATTTACCAAAATCCGGAGCTCAGAAACCTTTATTAAAAAGACAAGAAAGAGACATGCAAAACAAAGAACGAGTTAAAAGAGTCAGCGAATGTATGCGTTTATGAGCATGTAAGCATAAGCTCAAGTGAGAGATGTAAGTGTTAATGTGTGGAGAGAGTATCAGGGAATCTGATTCTTATAGGATTGAGTGGGAGCTACGGGTCCTTACTTGTAGGGATGGTTACAGCCATTGAAGATAATTACTTGCTCGTAGATAATAGGCAGTAGCTTATAAATAAAGTTAGAAATAATATATAGTTTAGAGATAAAAGATAGTAAATAATTATATCTTATAgataacatgtttttttaagataattgacTACAtgtcaaaagataaaaatgttacaatatattcaaataataaaaggtTAGAGATACCTTGTCATTTAGGAAATCCGACTGCTAAGGGCCAGACGTCTGTACACTTATACCATTATTGTCATGAAGGATTAACATGTGTCTCGGAATgacatataaattttatacatcctatatttaattacatatgACATTTTTCGGTGAGAAGTTCTtgtcaaggtttaaaaaaagtGGCAACATCAAATTTTCTGAGGTGTTTGCAATCACTATCATATCAATTACATATATCTGTAATTTCTTATAATATCAAAGAATGTGTGCAGCCATAATTTAAAACTAGTGCCTTATATGCTGCTCGAAGTTCCCTATTAGAATTCTCATGAaaagaatttgcctacaatttGTTTTCCATTGTAAGGCCCGGTCACTATACTgttttttataagataaaagaATCATCATCAGATAAAGCGCAAAGATATTTTGAACATTTTCATGTTATTTTTGGTTACCTGGTGGGTTTCTTTTGGCTACAGCGTCTAGTAATCAGGAGCTAGGTGCATCATAAAGCTTCGTATTCATAGACTTGTAGAAATAAATTACAAAGGGAAAATGCCACTAACTAGGTATATCGTATATGCTTTCAGTACATTATTGTTAAATCTATGCCAGAGAAATTataacagaaaagaaaagaaaaaatacaccAGGAAAGAAAAAAGCTAAGCTACAGTTTGGAAAGACTTCTGATATGCACAATCCAAGTTAGGTCCTGTATCTACTTTAAACAAGGTTGCATATCTCTTAAAGTATTCAATCCGATCATTCACCCTTGAATCATCAGGAATTCCACATTCAAGTCCACCATTGATTATGTTAGTCACTAGGCCATACCCTTTAGTTCGATTAGCTGCTATGTCAGCTTGTGTTGGCACATATTTTCCAACCATTACATTGTGGCAAGAAGGTTTGGGCTTTTGCTCTGTCATCCAAAACCAGAGACCTGTTTGAAAGGCAATCAATGAATTGTTTGACACCACATCCGGGTTTCTCAACCCATCAAATCCCAAAGCCTTCCCTGCTGGCCCATAGTTGTAGTTCCTGCACAAAATTTAATCCCAACTCATCAATAAGCCAATTGCGTAAACAACAAATATTAGTGACAAGTTAACAACTAATAATCATAATAGtatctataatttaattcaagcACATACACAACATAAACATTTTCTTCATTGCCATAATAATAGATTGCTATATATAACAAGATTGTATGACTTAACCCACTAAAGTAAGCACTCAGTAGCACGGAACTCGAACAATTTGCACCAGGTTTTAAGTTAAATCTTCGTTACTATTGTTATATAGTACCGCAAAATAACATCATGCTTTTTATCATAATTACCTTCAACATCATGTCtggtatttttaatttactgacATAGTAAGAGAATTTACTGTGATACTACttacatgaaaattaaactcatataatattcaaataaagaaaaaagattatgtACTAATagtatcaaaaaaattatacaatcatCCTATTACGgtatattatatatcataaatttgttgacttttaaaataattattttaaagtaatttaaaaaattatttttaatagataGACATTAAATACCATGAGAGTTGAATTGGTCCTCTGCCTTTGTAACTTTGTCCTGGATAACAAGGCCATTGTGTGTTGGTGGAATCACAATAGTTACTTTGAGGACTAATTTCTTCCTTGAAGCACAATCCCCAAGCATAGGGTCCATCAGGTGCAGTAGCCCACCCACCTGTGGTTTCATGTGAAATCTGAGCAAGAAAGGCAGCAATCTCACGCTTGCGTGTGGCTGGACTACCAGTGGTGCCAAATCTTGGGAAGCGTTTGGATGCATTGATGAAGGAGTCGTAGGTGTAGAAGTTTCtggcagggcatgcattgttatCTTTGTGGATGAAAATGGAATCAAAAAGCTCTTTGCTAATGAGAGAAGAGATGGGTGATGGTGATCTACGAGCTTCAGCTCCCAAAGACAGAATAGCAAAGCATAACAAAAAGCTAGAGAGAAAGATACCCTTAGAGGGGAAGAATAAGAATGCCATTTGctaaagaaaaaggaacaagTTCAGTTAGATTTTACCAACGAAGAAAGGCTTTTATAGACACCATCTGAACTCTCATGTGGAAAATGTCAGAGTTGAATTTTCGCATATTAAAACACGGTGGAGGGTCAAAGGTTAAGGTTTTAAAATGTCATCCTAcatataaatacaattaatgCATTTTGTGATTTTTGAGTGTTGACAAAAAGCATTTGTTGAGGTGGAATGTTATGTTGACATAAGCCACACGGCAACTTGAATTCAATAGTGCCAGCCtgcatatattaaaattatatcgtTTATTTGAACAAGCACTTTAAATAGTTCAACCGTATTAAACtggtattaattaataataatttattataattatataatatataaaataatatgggTCCAACATTTTGTATAAgtgctttttcttcttttattttgttttagtttgatagacatctattttgattttttacccaagttttttctctttttatttgttttttttttaaacaagcaTAGCATATATTATAacaattaaactaaataataataataataataataataataatataaactatTTAAAGTGTAACATATTATACcataaactaaataatagtaataataaactaaataaaacatTACATATAATTATGgattttaattctattattcTACATGTTACTAACTTATGATTTATTCtgattataactttttaatttaagtttacTTAATATTGTGATTTAGAggggttttttttatatatgttatattttatgtatatgaaatgttataatataagtatttttaagtAAGAATGTAGGATCTTACATTTGAGTTCTGATATCCGACTTACgatctttcatctttttttcaattttaacaatattttttatgttattaagtTGTGAcacataaattagttttttttttatctcaaacaaATGGAAATTCTCTTGACTCCTTAAAGAAACAACTAACCTCAGTTCATGTGAAGAAATGGAAAATTTGgtgaatatattaaatataaattttgatttcaaataggaaattgtgtttatttttgaGTCGCTTAACCTTGAATATCTAAATCGACTAACATGTTTTATATacgatatatataaaataatacttgtttttgtatcattatatatatttaaattaaaatactaagaTGTAAGTAGACCTTTTTtagaaataacttttttaacatAATAGGCCTTTAATTTCAACAACACTAGTACTAGATAAAGTTAAATTAAGGAGGACGTTCACCCTTTCTTATATCAATGTCAATATCCAATAAATTAAGTGCTGACTTAATATCTAGTACTAGTATTGAGCggttaaatttaacaaattaaatagatcttcttttattttaaaagaatctcttttaaaaaaaaaattaaactcaatatCTACTATCCACTTCTTATAATTATTCCACAGTAAAATTATCTCTATTTGATTGACAGTTATTCATGGAAAAAATCTAAGAgttgaaaacaaataataaaataaaattaattaatattatgagCAAATAATATATGACAATAAATATAAACACATAACATAAACTCTCCCATGAgtgaaatatattatataatcaaGAAAATTTCTAAGAAGACACTCTTGTGGACACATTCTCTTGTAATCAAGTAAGGCTAACATTTCagttgaatgaaaaaaaaatatttgtaagcaAATTTAGTTTATAgcgaatttatattttttaattcaaaactaattattatttttgcttattaaataatttaagagcGATCATTTACTACAAACAGCTCGGTTCAAATAATACTTTTCCAAACTTTTTCAGGACTAAAGTTACTAAAGGCACCAAGTTGAGGATTAGTGCGTTTTgatcaaattttgaatatttagtaTTTAGTCCATTGTAGAATTGGCTGActtattcatatataaaaaaaagctgACTTGACTTCATCAATGCaccaaacactttttattttccatAGCAACTTTTTATTGCGTGCAATTCTTGAAAGTGTGATTGGTTTGTTTGTTGTGGCTGCAGCCATCTGGTAAGCATAAGCAGTCCAGACAACTGCAATACTTTATTTCTCTCGTTAACATCTCAAACTTTATTCAAGattctatttaaaaattaactagtTCAACTTAATTTATGAATTAAGTGAGtctaacaaaaatcaaaagttcAATTAGTTAAATAAATGAGTTAAAGTTAATTAAGTTatgtataatttgatttaattgtttcataaattaatttgatataattataataataatatatttaatatcattaaattaatataattatttttaattaattttattttataaaaaaataattatatttttaaaattagtcaaactaataaattaaatcgAATTATTCAAAGTTTGAACGAGTTAAactcaagtaaaaaataaagactTATATTGAACTGGTTGAGTTGTGAGCTAAGTCAATTTCTTATTGAGTTGAGTCATCAAACTTAACTCAGTTTAACTCATTTTCAAATCCTCAAATttaacatttatatataaaaaaatactttcatttGATACACTTTATATATGAGAGAGTAATTATATCCACATAACTTACTTTAACtactatattatttaatatttttaaattggaaaattccatttcaattttaatcttattttttttgaatttttaaatttttctggtaaaattctttttatattgattatataaaaaattatattaacataaaattattagaaGGTGAATAGTCTAAAATCAAGCTAGTGGGCTTAGGTTTGGGCCAATCTCAACTAAAGAGGCTGGCCTAATAAAATTGATTGGGTCCAATCAGGAGTTCTGGACTCTGGTGTGCCGGATGCGGATTTATCACGTAAGGATCCGTaagtaagaaaatatatattattttaatcaataatatagttttaatttttttaaaatattttatttaattttttcgtttttttactGAGAGAAACTAGTATGAATATTTGGAAATCATGCAGTAGATTTGGAAGATTAAATCTCAACTAAAAAGTTATAACCTTCACCGTGAATCATAGTTAAGTGTTTTTTACTATGgaaatcaaatattatattaaaaggtTTATAATAATTCACTACTTAATCATGAGTTAAACCACTTCCTTGACTGAATCATAGTTAAGaagtaaaatgtaataaatgtgatatacactattttattttatttttgtattttagcaCGCGAGATTTTTTTTCAGAACCATTTCTTATCAAAGAACAAAGTTTGTTTTCAGCATTCCCCTTCtagataataaaaacattttatttcttgcggccttctttgttttttttttttttttctctctttgtgtcaattttttttttttgttttgacggAATCTTCGTGTCTAAATTAGAAGATACAAGAGTGAACCACTTTTGACTTAGCTTCCACAACCAAGCTTTAAATTCTGGTCCCATTTGTTTCGCTTAGTTTCGGTTCCTCCATTTCAATTATATTAACGAAATTAATGAAACCATAATTCGTCCAACTTGCAACTTCTAGGTCTATTTTGCAGACTTTTGGTTTGTCTGTATCTTGAAACTCAGTTACTTTACGTTCAACATTTTATCTCTTTCACGTTCAGTTGTATTGGAGAGTGAGATATCTTAAGATTATTTTCACAAACTAACTGAAAAGccagttaaaaaattaacatattaaattataatatttggtAAAATTAACTCTAGcagaaaagtataaaataacataaaaataataaaattataatttattttaaaaaaataataaaaaaatttaataaatatattgaagataaaattgaaagaaaatataaaaaaattagaagttaaaagttataaatttttcagctaatcaaaaaattaaaattaacttaaatgtCTTAATATGATCAAAATCAAATAGACACATTTGAAGTGAAGTGTTATCTAGTGAAGAAGGCGTAGGGACTGAGCAAACATATTGGGTTTTTCCTTAATATCATgttcttctaatttttctatATTGTTAGAGAAACGAACGAACGAACTCTAATGAATTGTTTTCTTAGGTCTTCTGTTAACATGCAAGTAATTTTTAAGTTTCTAAAAactgtttttgaaaaagaaaaatatgtttggtttctcATTGTTACTTATTACTATTggataaaatgacaaaaagaaatGGAGAGAGAATAAATGGATaaatagaaacatttttttttcttttaaaagtaaagaaataaaaataaaacagagagaaaatactttttttctctctcgcTCTCAACAAATAGAGATCTTATTTAAAAGCCTCTAATattggaaaaattaaaataaaattacacatGTCGTAATTAAAAACAAGAAGACCAGCacgttaaaagaaaatattatatatatgttcgTTATTAATATTAGATTAGATATGATGTAGTTAAGCTCGAGTTtggtaattaatatatttgattgaTATTAATTAGCTACTTGGTTAATGGATTAAAAAATTAGTCATCTATTCTCATAGTATAATACTTGCgtattatactatttttctaattaaatttcaacTTCATCATCATTTGTCTCTTAAAGGCATAGTTTTCAATTAATGATTTAAATGTTAAAAGGGATTTGAAGGGAGGATTATATCTAAAGACGGGGAAGTGGGAAAGCAAAACGCAATGGAGGTTTGGTGTTGTTGATTTACATAACATAGtgataaaacttatttttcttcgAGTAATTCCATGCACTAAAGCAAGCGGACAAAGGTGCATTCAAAACGAAAGACGAAGACACCACTTTTtgatttgaagaattaaaagTCGTCTCTGTGGTTGAAAATAGGCTCTACCCTCTCATCAGCTTCCCTCAATTGATGGGTCATACCCACAACTTGGTCCACTATCAACCCTGACTTTTTTTGGCTTAAAGTCACCGCCCTACACTATGctagctctttttttttttttttttaaattcacaagtaattcttttttacaaaaaattatgagtaaaattatatatttttgtatttctttttatatttttctagtttcaatttttataatttatcccCTCTTAGGGTCCTGAGTACGTCACTGTTCCTATTGGTTGTGCAAAGTAGGTGACATACTATACATATAAAAGGATATGCAGACAGAAACTGATAAGAAACAGTTTAATTTTGCTTGTATTAAAATGACAACTAAAGCATTCCATTGTCGTTTTTTTGTGACCATCTGAATGGATTTAGTAAC
This region includes:
- the LOC114370307 gene encoding auxin-responsive protein IAA30-like, yielding MGKASSSSSSSISSCRNPSNYSTASSLTHQHSDQDHLRTDLRLGLSISTTHDQHVGSSSSGGHWQPMQPHLSSFSQATEVNHCSDHTSFFVKVYMEGIPIGRKLNLLAHDGYHELVKTLEQMFDTTILWGTEMDGVQPDRCHVLTYEDGEGDLIMVGDVPWEMFLSAVKRLKITRVETFG
- the LOC114377943 gene encoding chitinase 10-like, translated to MAFLFFPSKGIFLSSFLLCFAILSLGAEARRSPSPISSLISKELFDSIFIHKDNNACPARNFYTYDSFINASKRFPRFGTTGSPATRKREIAAFLAQISHETTGGWATAPDGPYAWGLCFKEEISPQSNYCDSTNTQWPCYPGQSYKGRGPIQLSWNYNYGPAGKALGFDGLRNPDVVSNNSLIAFQTGLWFWMTEQKPKPSCHNVMVGKYVPTQADIAANRTKGYGLVTNIINGGLECGIPDDSRVNDRIEYFKRYATLFKVDTGPNLDCAYQKSFQTVA